The window GGCCCGACGACGATCCGATTCTGCACCCACCGAGACGTCTCACGGGATGATATCGAGCAGGCGCTCGAGCGGGTCGAATCGGTGTTCGGCTGAAAACGAGTGGTTCGAGACCCTCGATACTTATCCGATCCCGGTGAAACGTTCCTACAAGGAGGTCACAGACGAGCATGCTCACGGTTGCGTGGTTACTGCTGGTGGCGACGGTCGCGACGATACTCGTTTGGCGAGGCAGTCTGTTTCTCGAGGGCGCTGCCGACAAACTCGCCACTCACTACGGCCTCCCGGCGATCGTCCAGGGCGCGGTGATCGCCGCCATCGGCTCGAGCTTCCCCGAATTGGCCAGCGTGATCATCGCGACGGTTCGCTACGGCGAGTTCGAACTGGGTGTCGCGGCGATCGTCGGGTCGGCGATATTCAACATCCTGATGATCCCGGCGCTGTCGACGCTGGCCCATCGGGACGTGATGGAAGCGACGCGTGCGATCGTCTACCGGGAAGCGCAGTTTTACATCATCGCCGTGGCCACGCTGTTGCTCACCTTTTCGTTGGCCGTGATCTACGTGCCGTCGGGTGGTGAGGAACTCGTCGGGACGCTCACGCGTCCCCTGGCCCTGTTTCCACTGGCGCTGTACGGGTTGTACATCTTCATCCAGTATCTCGAGACGAGGGAGTACCAGCCGAGCACCAGCTCGGTTCGCGTCAACAGCCCCAGACAGTGGGGGTTGCTGATCGTCGGCCTGGTGTTGATCCTCCTCGGCGTCGAACTCCTGGTTCACGCCGCTGTGGAGTTCGGCGTATACTTCGATACACCATCGTTCCTGTGGGGAATCACCATCATCGCGGCCGGGACGAGCCTCCCCGATGCGATCATCAGCGTACGGGCCGCTCGAGCCGGCGATTCGACGGTCAGTCTGGCAAACGTCTTCGGGAGCAATATCTTCGACCTGCTGGTCGCGGTACCGGTCGGCGTCCTCATCGCTGGATCCACGGCGATCGATTTCGCCGTGGCCGCCCCACTGATGGGGTTTCTCGTCGTCGCAACCATCGTCCTGTTCGCGACCACCCGCACCGACTTCGCACTGACCGATCGGGAAGCGTGGCTGTTGCTCGTCCTGTACGCGCTGTTCGTCGCCTGGATGATTCTCGAGAGTACGGGTGTTACACAGATCGTATTGTGACACGGGCTCAAGCGGGGGGGGGGGGGAGTGATGAATTCGGATCGAATTGTGTGGCGCAACCGACTTCAGTCGACGTACAGCGAGTACGCGATGATGAGAAAGCCGCCGAGAACGAGCAGACTCTCAATCAGAATCCCCAGAGCGAGCGTGACTTCGAGCATCTCGAAGAGGAGACCAGCGAGAACGAATCCGAGGGTAACAGTACCAAAGCCCAACGCGAGCAAGCCGAGTTCGCGTCTGTGGGTTCGACGGAACGCCTTGAACGTAAAGTACGTAATTGCGCCGCCGACGACGAGGATCAGCGTTTTGACGACCGCCAGCGCGATCATCACGGTGACGGGGTCGGTATTGTGCGGGCTCATAGTTCTTCGCGCACCTCCGTCCAGAGGTCGGCGAGTCGTTCGTCCGCCGTCCGAGGCGGTCGATCGATGCGGGCCGCCAGCGACCTGTCTTCATCGAGGGCGATCGTGATCTCGGAGAAGGCGACGGTGTATTTGCTGGCGTGGTGGCCGTCACGGCGAATCTCCGTCGATTCCTCGAGGAGGGTTGCCTCGGTGAGCAACTCGAGTTTCCGGTACAGTGTCGACTGTGGGATGTCACAGCGAGCGTTGAGTTCAGCGGCGGTCATTGGTTCATCGAGGTGTCGGATAATGTCTCGGCAGTCAGGATCGTCGAGTGCGCCACAGATCTCCTCGGCCGAGGGGGCAGATTCCGAGGTGATCGGATCCCGTACCATTCGAGCGAACGTTTGTAGAAGGACACTTTAGTCCCATCGATTGGACGGAGTTTCGACTTCAGGAGCGACTCGAGAGCACAGTGTTCGAGGTTCTCACACCGACCCAACGGTTTTTGATCCCCCGCTCGTCGCCAACACCATGGACGCTGACACGTATTTCGATCAGATCGCCTCGGTGTACGACGCCACGTACGACGGTGCGACAGGTGGTGACCTCCCCTTCTATCGTGATCTCGCTCTCGAGGCCGAGGCTGAGGGCCCCGTCCTCGAGGTTGGCTGTGGCACCGGTCGCATTTACCTCGAGTTGCTCGAGACGGGCATCGACGCCGACGGTATCGACGTCTCGAGCGGCATGCTCGAAGTGCTCAGGGAGAAGGCCGCTGAACGGGGACTCGAGCCGTCCGTCCGTGAGGCCAACGTCACGATGTTCGATCCCGAGCGATCGTACGCGCTGGTAATCGTGCCGTTCAGGGCGTTTCTCCACCTCCTCGAGACGGACGAGCAACTGGCGGCCCTCGATCGCATCTACGAGGCCCTCGCCCCTGATGGCCGGTTGGTGCTGAACATCTTTACGCCAAACTTCGCCGTCATCTGTGAGCGCTATGGGACGTGGGAGGAGATCGAGGTGACTGTCGACGGCGACCACTATACCCACCGACGGAAAACCGAACTGACCGACGAGGTCGACCAGCTCGTCACCATCAGATCGGAGATTCGTACCGAAGACGGTGAGCTGCTCGAAGCCAGCGAGACCGACATCGCTCTCGTCTCGAAACGCGAGTGCGACCTCCTCTTTCGACTGTCGCCGTTCGAAGAGTGGGGTGTCAACGGCGGTTTCGATGGCGACCCGCTCGAGTCGTCCAGCCAGGAGATGGTGTGGATGGCTCGACGGAGGGCGTGAGCGGTAGAACCGAAACGAAAAACGGAGCCAGCTGAAACGGAAAACGGAGACGACTACCTGAATCAGGCCTCGAGCGCGAGGCCGGCAACCTCGAGTGCCTCGTCAGGCTCGAGGTTGTCGTGGACGATGCCGGCTACCGCACGCGTGATCGCTTCGGGGTCATCGTGCTGGAAGATCGACCGGCCCATCGAGACGCCCGCGCCGCCGGCGTCCATCGCGCCGCGAACCATCTCGAGGGTTTCACGGTCGGTGCCGCGGGAGCCCCCGGCGATGACGACCGGGAGGCGCGTGGACTCGATGACGTGCTCGAAGCTGTCGGCGTCGCCGCTGTAGCCCGTCTTGACGATGTCCGAGCCGACCTCCTCGGCCAGGCGGACGGCGTGGCCGAGCGCCTGTGGGTCGTCTCCCTCGACGTCCGGGCCGCGGGCGTAGGCCATCGCGAGGACGGGAATGCCGTAGCGACTCGCCTCGGCGGTGAGTTCTGCGAGATCCTCTAGCTGTTTGGGTTCGTACGTCGAGCCGACGTTGATGTGCAGGGAGACGACGTCAGCGCCGGCGCGGATGGCCTCCTCGACGGTGCAGGTCAACCGCTTGTCGTTCGAATCGGGCCCGATGACCGTCGAGGCGTTGACGTGCACGATGTAGCCCGCGTCGTTTTTGTTGGGGTGAACGCGTGGGGCGATCCCTTTCTGGGTCAAGACAGCGTCGGCCCCGCCGCGGGTGACGCCGTCGATGGTCGATTCGATGTCCTTGAGGCCGGTGACGGCCCCAAGTGTGATGCCGTGATCCATCGGGACGATGACGTAGCGTCCGTCCGTCCCGATTCGGTCGAGTCGTGCGTCGAGTCCAGGTGTCGTCATATTGTGAGTGTGTAGCAAAGTGGTGGTTATGGCTGTTCTGGTTCCGGTACGTTTTCACCCGCCCCACGGCGAGCGCCGATCGAAAGTTCGCGAGCCTTCTCCTCGAGCCGTGCCGCAGTTTCTGCGGTCGGATCTCCGTTTTCGTAGCCGTCTGCGACGATATCGACGAGGGCGCTCCCGACGATGATCCCGTCCGCGCCTGCGGCGACGATCGATTCGGCGTGCTCACCGGTCTTGATGCCGAACCCGACCGCCTTCGGCACGTCCCACGAAGCGAGGCGCTCGAGGCTGTCGCCGGTCTGATCGGAGACGTCCTCGCGCGCGCCGGTCGTCCCCAGTCGCGCCTGGACGTAGACGTATCCCGAGACGCGCTCCATCATGCGCTCGAGGCGTTCGCCGCGGGTTGTGGGGGCGACGATGAAGATCAGGTCGAGGCCGAACTCGTCGCAGGCTTCCCGGAGCGGCCCGGCCTCCTCTGCGGGGAGGTCGGGGACGACGAACCCCTCGAGGCCGACCTCAGCAGCGCGCTCGACGAACGGCCGTGGCCCCTCTGCTTGTCCGTATTGAAAAATGAGATTGTAGTAGGTCATACAGACCAGCGGCGCCTCCACGTCGAGTTCCTCGACGAACTCGAAGAACCGCTCGGGCGTCATCCCTGCCTCGAGTGCGCGGATGACCGCTTCCTGGATCGTCGGCCCTTCCGCGATCGGTTCCGAGAAGGGAAGTCCGAGTTCGATCACGTCGGCCCCACCCCGATCCAGTGACTCGACGTACTCGAGCGAGGCCTCGTAGGTTGGATCGCCTGCGGCGAGATACGGGACGAACGCCGGGCCGTCGGCGAACGCGGCGTCGATGCCGTCGGTCATCGCAGACCCCCTTCGAACACCGACATGTCCGGTGCCGCGTCCAGGCCTCGAGCGGCTGTCTCCTCGATTACCGTCTCGAGATCCTTGTCGCCACGACCGGAGACGGTGACGACGACAGTTTCACCGAGCACCTCGTCGGCGTCGTCGACTAGCGCCGCCTCGTGGAGATAGCCAAAGGCGTGTGCCGTCTCGAGGGCCGGGATGATCCCTTCCTCCGTTGAAAGACGGTGGAAGGCCTCGAGAGCGCTTTCGTCGTCGACGGTGACGGGGGTCACGCGACCCTCGTCGACGAGGTGGGCGAGTTCGGGGCCGACGCCGGCGTAGTCCAGGCCCGCCGAGACGCTGTGGGACTCCATGATCTGTCCGTGGGAGTCCTGAAGCAGCGTCGTCCGCGCGCCGTGGAGGACGCCCTCGTCGCCGGTCGCGAGCGTCGCCGAGTTCGGGGCGACGCCCGCTTCCTCGTCGACCTCGAGGGAGGAGCCGCCGGCCTCGACGGCGTACAGGGAAACGTGCTGATCAGGGACAAAGGTATGAAACGAC of the Natronosalvus vescus genome contains:
- a CDS encoding sodium:calcium antiporter produces the protein MLTVAWLLLVATVATILVWRGSLFLEGAADKLATHYGLPAIVQGAVIAAIGSSFPELASVIIATVRYGEFELGVAAIVGSAIFNILMIPALSTLAHRDVMEATRAIVYREAQFYIIAVATLLLTFSLAVIYVPSGGEELVGTLTRPLALFPLALYGLYIFIQYLETREYQPSTSSVRVNSPRQWGLLIVGLVLILLGVELLVHAAVEFGVYFDTPSFLWGITIIAAGTSLPDAIISVRAARAGDSTVSLANVFGSNIFDLLVAVPVGVLIAGSTAIDFAVAAPLMGFLVVATIVLFATTRTDFALTDREAWLLLVLYALFVAWMILESTGVTQIVL
- the trpA gene encoding tryptophan synthase subunit alpha: MTDGIDAAFADGPAFVPYLAAGDPTYEASLEYVESLDRGGADVIELGLPFSEPIAEGPTIQEAVIRALEAGMTPERFFEFVEELDVEAPLVCMTYYNLIFQYGQAEGPRPFVERAAEVGLEGFVVPDLPAEEAGPLREACDEFGLDLIFIVAPTTRGERLERMMERVSGYVYVQARLGTTGAREDVSDQTGDSLERLASWDVPKAVGFGIKTGEHAESIVAAGADGIIVGSALVDIVADGYENGDPTAETAARLEEKARELSIGARRGAGENVPEPEQP
- a CDS encoding winged helix-turn-helix domain-containing protein, which gives rise to MVRDPITSESAPSAEEICGALDDPDCRDIIRHLDEPMTAAELNARCDIPQSTLYRKLELLTEATLLEESTEIRRDGHHASKYTVAFSEITIALDEDRSLAARIDRPPRTADERLADLWTEVREEL
- a CDS encoding class I SAM-dependent methyltransferase, whose translation is MDADTYFDQIASVYDATYDGATGGDLPFYRDLALEAEAEGPVLEVGCGTGRIYLELLETGIDADGIDVSSGMLEVLREKAAERGLEPSVREANVTMFDPERSYALVIVPFRAFLHLLETDEQLAALDRIYEALAPDGRLVLNIFTPNFAVICERYGTWEEIEVTVDGDHYTHRRKTELTDEVDQLVTIRSEIRTEDGELLEASETDIALVSKRECDLLFRLSPFEEWGVNGGFDGDPLESSSQEMVWMARRRA
- a CDS encoding 2-amino-3,7-dideoxy-D-threo-hept-6-ulosonate synthase, coding for MTTPGLDARLDRIGTDGRYVIVPMDHGITLGAVTGLKDIESTIDGVTRGGADAVLTQKGIAPRVHPNKNDAGYIVHVNASTVIGPDSNDKRLTCTVEEAIRAGADVVSLHINVGSTYEPKQLEDLAELTAEASRYGIPVLAMAYARGPDVEGDDPQALGHAVRLAEEVGSDIVKTGYSGDADSFEHVIESTRLPVVIAGGSRGTDRETLEMVRGAMDAGGAGVSMGRSIFQHDDPEAITRAVAGIVHDNLEPDEALEVAGLALEA
- a CDS encoding DUF7521 family protein; the protein is MSPHNTDPVTVMIALAVVKTLILVVGGAITYFTFKAFRRTHRRELGLLALGFGTVTLGFVLAGLLFEMLEVTLALGILIESLLVLGGFLIIAYSLYVD